One Fusarium poae strain DAOMC 252244 chromosome 4, whole genome shotgun sequence DNA window includes the following coding sequences:
- a CDS encoding hypothetical protein (MEROPS:MER0014418): MVYIAQAKGLVAFVYGLALLGTPISASQTSLTPRQKKNAASPYADTVSKYVDSLDKELWSINKNIHDNPELGYKEFKAHKLLTTYMKKQKGWKVTDTVGGIDTAFMAVFEGSGDGPVVSFNAEYDALEGLGHACGHNLIATASLGGALAAAEIMREEKLGGKVILFGTPAEESLGGKVKMLEAGVFKDAKIDISLISHPSNGPDTPYMLAQSTDRFDVEYTGREAHAAAGPWDGVNAQDALLLANSALSYMRQQMRTTDRVHGIIHSAGSRINVIPAEASGSYQLRSANEEQLEELSDRVYNCFKAGAIGTGAKMNFTMRPYGYANMNSNDGLAASYTRWFEELGGDLPDADVDKLREPGGSTDQGNISQDFPTISPMFQITFENGTVPKNGPHTGPFEVAAGSKAAFEKALMVAKSLAGVAIDVLTVDGLLDEINDEFKKTKSSARRRR; this comes from the coding sequence ATGGTATACATCGCTCAGGCAAAAGGCCTTGTTGCCTTTGTCTATGGTCTAGCATTGCTCGGAACCCCAATATCAGCATCTCAAACTTCCCTCACACCCCGGCAAAAGAAGAATGCTGCAAGCCCATACGCAGACACAGTCTCCAAATATGTCGACTCTTTGGACAAAGAGCTTTGGTCAATCAACAAGAACATCCACGACAACCCTGAACTCGGGTACAAAGAGTTTAAAGCCCATAAGCTTCTCACGACATAcatgaagaagcagaagggATGGAAAGTCACAGACACCGTCGGTGGAATCGACACTGCTTTCATGGCTGTATTTGAAGGCTCGGGCGATGGTCCTGTTGTGAGCTTCAATGCCGAGTATGATGCTCTCGAGGGCCTTGGTCATGCTTGCGGCCATAACTTGATCGCGACGGCTTCACTTGGTGGAGCTCTGGCTGCGGCTGAGATAATGCGTGAAGAGAAGCTCGGCGGAAAGGTCATTCTTTTTGGCACACCAGCTGAGGAGTCCCTTGGAGGAAAGGTCAAGATGCTGGAAGCCGGTGTATTTAAAGACGCCAAGATTGACATCTCTCTGATCTCTCATCCCAGCAATGGCCCCGATACTCCGTACATGCTGGCCCAGTCGACGGATCGTTTCGATGTTGAGTACACAGGTCGCGAAGCCCATGCTGCGGCTGGCCCTTGGGATGGTGTAAACGCTCAAGACGCTCTCCTCCTCGCCAACAGCGCTTTGTCTTATATGCGCCAGCAGATGCGAACAACGGATCGTGTCCATGGTATAATCCATTCAGCTGGAAGCCGTATCAACGTCATCCCAGCCGAAGCCTCAGGAAGTTACCAGCTACGATCCGCCAACGAAGAGCAATTGGAGGAGCTCTCTGACCGCGTGTACAACTGCTTCAAGGCCGGAGCCATTGGAACAGGAGCAAAGATGAACTTTACCATGCGCCCGTACGGCTATGCCAACATGAACAGCAACGACGGTCTCGCTGCGTCTTATACGCGATGGTTCGAGGAACTTGGTGGTGATCTCCCCGACGCTGACGTCGATAAGTTGAGGGAGCCTGGTGGTTCTACGGACCAGGGAAACATTAGCCAAGACTTCCCGACCATCTCTCCCATGTTCCAGATTACCTTTGAGAATGGAACTGTGCCCAAGAATGGCCCGCATACTGGACCATTTGAAGTCGCCGCTGGAAGTAAAGCTGCTTTCGAGAAGGCTCTCATGGTGGCCAAGAGTCTTGCAGGTGTCGCCATTGATGTCTTGACCGTGGATGGTCTGTTGGATGAGATTAATGATGAGTTCAAAAAGACCAAGTCATCTGCCAGACGAAGGCGATGA
- a CDS encoding hypothetical protein (TransMembrane:6 (i40-58o100-119i131-151o202-221i266-286o292-312i)~BUSCO:40878at5125) → MVTTRRAAKAAPEENIVMDSPMRTTTPRTSPFLPTPLERAGLIVFPAMLIFGTIFSIISPQTRAAPYDPVTQSHLQDPSFSPSYFARKSNLFNVLFVKRGWAWITAAFFAFVFSHPSTANLERRARAIFRWFAVTSTWFLVTQWCFGPALIDRGFRWTGGRCELARREVEFGVDSVGDKVTAVACKAAGGKWKGGHDISGHVFLLTLGTAFLMQEVGWAILRWSGKRNEERCVVMSDGALKSANVEADHAMGEGAAQPALGLGGKFAVGVMGLSSWMLLMTAIYFHTWFEKFTGLLTAGTAFYVVYIVPRFVPGVRQIVGLPGI, encoded by the exons ATGGTTACCACTCGTCGCGCTGCAAAGGCGGCCCCTGAAGAGAATATCGTCATGGACTCTCCCATGCGCACTACGACGCCACGCACCTCGCCCTTCCTTCCGACACCTCTTGAAAGAGCTGGACTCATCGTCTTTCCCGCGATGTTGATCTTTGGCACTATTTTCTCCATCATCTCACCCCAGACACGCGCCGCTCCCTACGATCCCGTCACGCAATCGCATCTTCAAGACCCAAGCTTTTCGCCAAGCTATTTTGCGCGCAAGTCCAACCTGTTCAACGTCTTGTTCGTCAAGAGAGGCTGGGCCTGGATTACCGCTGCTTTCTTCGCCTTTGTGTTCAGTCACCCCAGCACGGCAAATCTGGAACGACGTGCCCGGGCTATCTTCCGATGGTTTGCTGTTACATCCACGTGGTTTCTTGTTACTCAGTGGTGTTTTGGTCCTGCTTTGATCGATCGAGGTTTCCGATGGACAGGTGGTCGCTGCGAGCTCGCTAGAAGGGAGGTCGAGTTTGGCGTCGACAGTGTTGGGGACAAGGTCACAGCTGTGGCATGCAAGGCTGCTGGTGGAAAGTGGAAGGGCGGTCATGACATATCGGGTCATGTCTTCCTCCTCACTCTTGGCACTGCATTCCTCATGCAGGAGGTCGGCTGGGCTATCTTGAGGTGGTCTGGAAAGCGAAACGAGGAGCGATGTGTGGTCATGTCTGATGGAGCACTCAAGAGCGCCAACGTCGAGGCTGACCATGCTATGGGTGAAGGCGCAGCGCAGCCTGCACTTGGCCTTGGTGGCAAGTTTGCCGTTGGAGTCATGGGCCTTAGCTCTTGGATGCTGCTCATGACAGCTATTTACTTCCATACCTGGTTTGAGAAG TTTACTGGACTCCTCACCGCCGGTACTGCCTTTTACGTTGTCTATATAGTACCTCGATTTGTGCCTGGTGTGAGACAGATCGTTGGTCTTCCTGGCATATGA